The following nucleotide sequence is from Pristiophorus japonicus isolate sPriJap1 chromosome 12, sPriJap1.hap1, whole genome shotgun sequence.
GCAAAAATATTTGTGCATTCAAAACAATACATTTATAGTTTAAATACTGCATTTATCTTGGCAGTCTGCATTCTCACATCTAAACTCAAATCACTTTGGCTCTTCTATAGGTCTGAAACCTCTTCAGAGTAATCACTGGCATCACCATCATCTGACCTGACTGAAACCCGGAAATGGCGCCTCAGAAAGCCACCATATCTTTTTTGGTTATCCCATTTATATCTTGGTCTACCAATTCTTCTCATGAAGCCTCCATATCTCTTTTGCAGTTCCATCTCCTGATTTTCCTCATCATCCAGCTCTGCACTTCTCTTGTAGCCAAAGCCTTTCATGAACCCTCCATAGCGCTTTAGCTCTTGGGTAGTGGGGTTATCGCTATTTTCTTCCAGCAGATCCTCCGTTGCAACTGAAAGCTCGTTGGAGCTCTTCTCTAATTCAGTGGCATCCCTTGTACCAAACTTTTTCAGAAATCCCCTATTCTTAAGATTTCGGCCTTTGTTGTATGCATTT
It contains:
- the pdyn gene encoding proenkephalin-B, which translates into the protein MEWSVFVLVLSLTSLHTVHADCANRCSACNSVLDSSIKPLTCTLECEGIVLSTNEWEKCDKALHSYNPDLLGIVNEALADPGTDGKEDESSEALLGKQRSSLVKRYGGFMKKIDKSRLYAKALAQQNAYNKGRNLKNRGFLKKFGTRDATELEKSSNELSVATEDLLEENSDNPTTQELKRYGGFMKGFGYKRSAELDDEENQEMELQKRYGGFMRRIGRPRYKWDNQKRYGGFLRRHFRVSVRSDDGDASDYSEEVSDL